In Choloepus didactylus isolate mChoDid1 chromosome 18, mChoDid1.pri, whole genome shotgun sequence, the genomic stretch GGTGgagcaaaaagaataatgaaacagAGCACAACTTCTTGCCACACTGCTTTGCAGAAGTATGGGTGAGGCAAGAGATAGGGTAGGCTTaggattaagtaaaataaaatggctgcctgtATTGGGTGTTGCCAGGAGGGACCCCTTTCCGAAAAGGGGCTTTCCAGAAGATAAAAACAATTGACCTGAAAGTATCTCTGGTCGATTAGGGCCTGTGACTGAGTATCTTTGCTGGGCtcatcttttttctctgtgtcctcAGCCTTTTTTGGGCTGATAAACTCCTGTAATTTGATGTTTTTCTTAAGGGCGTTctccagtttcttcacctgttGTTTATAAAGTCTTAATTCATGCTGTGTGGGCctggtttccaaatctttttgGAGGTTCAGCTTTTCACTTAAAAGTTTATCAATCTTGGATTTTGATTCCTCAAGTTGATTCTGTAATGATATGAGAAGGCCTTTATAACTTGGTGAGGCATCCAGACTTCTATAGTTGTTTTCTTCTTCTGACTGACTTTCATCTTCTTTATATTGCCTTTGCttataaaattttctaattttagtttCATAATAATCAATCAAGCAAAGCAACTGTCTATCCAAGATGGTATGAGGAACTCTTTTGCAGAGACAGGCAAACACTCTGTTTTGAGTGACAATgcgttcttcttcttcttttgtatAGACATACTTTTGCAAAGAAGCAATAGTATCTTGTTGCTCCATTCGTCTTTTCTTGTAATGCTGGCATTTTGCCTGTAAAGCTTTATGCTCCTTTTgaagatcttttattttattctgttgttgGCAAACCCTATTTAGGGATTCATCCTCCCAATTCACCAATTTTGGATCTTACACTCTCCATAATTTGTTCCAAGTCATTAGCTTGTTGTTCCTGATCTGCTGCTCGGCTTTGTTCTAGCTGAAGTTCATTTTTAAGCCGCTGATTAGTTTCTATGAGTTCCCGTATCATGTTCTGTTGACGTGCTGTATCTTCCAccaatgttttcaaattttgtcTCATTCTTTGTGATGACTGTTTGTCAAAAATGACGAGATCTTTTAGATCTGTTCTTTTGACTAGGGACAAAGGTTTTAAGCCATGTGTCATCAACAGCACATTTATGCTTTCCCATTCTGCTTCTTCCTGCTGTTTACTGGTCATGAGTCTGTCTGACGATTCACTGGACTCCTGGGCTTTAGGGGCTGCTGGAGACATAGTTTCTTTTGTAGAATCAAAAGAAGTAGAAGTTGGCAAGAAAAAAGTTTGAGTTGCTCTACACATCCTGGCtttcaaatctcagctcaaaTTTCCTTTCTCAGGAAAATCTTCCATGAACCCAGGACTAGGAAAAGTTCTCTTGTTACATGCTCTTGTAGAACTCAGTCATAGCAGATTCCTCTTACAAAAACTATTCACCTGCTCATTCAAGTTGATCTTGATGAAATGATTACCCAACGAGTTTCAGGTTTGACACTTGATCATCATCTTCCTCAGCCGCCGCCGCCTCCCACCACTGTATCACCTTTTAAGAAGACATTACAGTCTGGAAACACCAGCTTtgcagtcttttcttttttaggttttCATTGAATACAGCTGAGAACACAGTAATGTTCATTTTCCATCAAAAATGTGAAAGAGCAGAATACTGCCAGAAGACATTTCACACTTATTAGTTCAGAAGATCAATGTAAAGAGACAGGATGGCAGCACTCCAAACTCTAATGATGAAGGTGAAATTCATCACATAAGGGCAATCTCAAATGGCCACATCCTTGATGAATTTTCTCAAATTCAAGAATCAGTGAGTGAAGTaacgtcatcaacatggcaatgtaaacagctgccaaaaacttctccccagatattcagcagaaaagggggaaaaccctgaacttgttcagaactctggaggaggacatGAATGGGAGAAGGACCccacagatgctgaattgaagaagagagatatAAGAAATGGAAGAgtccacatatagattgtggtgataaatgcataactatgtgcttataccaggaaccactgattgtttacctaggattgaatgtttaaaaaataagcagaggggtataagaactggagaaaaagtgGAGAGAGGGGTGTACCTCATCACTCCTCGTGGGGAAGTATAATGGTGCAGCTCATTCGGAGAGCAGAGGGGTGGTTGCATAGGAACCTAAGtatgggttgccatatggtccagcaGCCCCATTactgagtatatacttggaagaactgagagcagggacatgtatggacatttgcacactggtgtttatggcggtagtattcatgattcacaatggatggaggtggcctaagggtacatcgactgatgaatggaatggtgaactgtggggtatacatacaatggaatattgagtggttgcaagaagaaataaagttgtgaGGTACACAACTACCacgtaaatggaccttgaggacagcatgttgtgtgaaataagccagaaatgaaaagacagtcatcataatgtctcactaatatagactagctataatgggcaaactctgtgaattgaatctgagagcacagattatcagggaaGGCTTACTTTAATGGTTCCTGGGtggtaagctcttatagcagttacctctattcatgagttgtaatgattatttccagattctgagatgctgagctcttatGTAAAACCTAGtcggtccctgtaacttcaggtatctttgtgacacctgagactcagagccagagttcagtagctatgaatgtcagcattaccccatacagcaaatgccaaaaaagctgaaaaacagatcagacttcaattagagatatgaacaaaatggccttggttaggactaacgtaaatca encodes the following:
- the LOC119514794 gene encoding LOW QUALITY PROTEIN: centrosomal protein of 70 kDa-like (The sequence of the model RefSeq protein was modified relative to this genomic sequence to represent the inferred CDS: deleted 1 base in 1 codon); this encodes MCRATQTFFLPTSTSFDSTKETMSPAAPKAQESSESSDRLMTSKQQEEAEWESINVLLMTHGLKPLSLVKRTDLKDLVIFDKQSSQRMRQNLKTLVEDTARQQNMIRELIETNQRLKNELQLEQSRAADQEQQANDLEQIMESVRSKIGELEDESLNRVCQQQNKIKDLQKEHKALQAKCQHYKKRRMEQQDTIASLQKYVYTKEEEERIVTQNRVFACLCKRVPHTILDRQLLCLIDYYETKIRKFYKQRQYKEDESQSEEENNYRSLDASPSYKGLLISLQNQLEESKSKIDKLLSEKLNLQKDLETRPTQHELRLYKQQVKKLENALKKNIKLQEFISPKKAEDTEKKDEPSKDTQSQALIDQRYFQVNCFYLLESPFSERGPSWQHPIQAAILFYLILSLPYLLPHPYFCKAVWQEVVLCFIILFAPPSLLVLCYFWLLQSSQ